TGGGCTTGTTCTTGGTGATTTGGTGGTACTTTAATTTTGTGGATCAGATCGATGGAACATGTCGGTGACGGTTGATATTGTTTTCCTGATTGCAGCTTATGATTCACCTTCCAATGCTGCTACTCTTGTCCAACAGAGGTCTCCAGTTGTTAAGGTATTGGAAATCGCGCGTGGTTTACGATTTGTCTTGTCTTCTGCTTTTTCTATGTTTAGTTTGTCCCGTTGATCACCTGAAGTGAAGATCTATGGGTAGGTCTTTTTCCCAATCTAAGATGCATGAGTTGTGGCCAGTTAAGATTGGCATTTTCTATATTGCTCTGCGATACTATGATACAGGTgtagtttttattaatttgtaatATGCTCTGAATTTGTAATATGCATAAGTCGTGGCCAGTTCAGCCTTTCCAACGTGAATGTCCTTTCTTTTGTTAActtttttgagattttggacAACTGtagacatgattttttttcctcaaagaagATAGACAGATGATCCTTTAATTGATAGAGCTTTTAGTAATATGGTTTGACTCTATATTTTGACTGAATAGAATAGTTGGTTATAAATATGACGACTTGGTATAGTGGAGAGATCTTCATGGAGGTAAATGCATTGACAGACATTGTGTATTCTGCTGGCCTTGATCTCTCTCATGCAAATGGCTAGCACCTTCATGTACTTAGCTTGCACGTACACACACATAAAGGGAGAGGATGGTTACCATTGGGAATTGCGTAATGAGTAAATTTCTTTATGTATTAAGATGGTATtcaacaatttctttgtttgtaaTGGACAAGATTATGAACACCTGGTTCTCTTCTGCTTCATGTTTTGGATTTCACCTGAACTTTGGACAGGGCTGGAGTCATTGTGGCATCAGCcacaaaggagagaaaagaaaactcatGAGCTATTAtccatttccattttttgtttGTCAAATCGAAGCAATTATAGGTGATTCATAGGTGACCTTGGTTTCACTTCCCCCTTTTCCTTGATTAACCTGTCTTGAATCTCCCATGTCCATCTGAACGTTTTGGATGTGGTCATTCAAACAGGGAATGATGATTGAGTTTGCAAAGAATTTGGCTGATTTTGCTGTTTCAAGTGGAAAGAAGCACATTGTGGTTCTATCTAGCTTAGATTTTGGGAGATGGCAAAGAATTGATACATCGAGGTAAAGCGGGAAATCGCTTCTGTAAGCTATTTCGTACTGGGAAATGGCAAATGACTCCAGAAATTTTCTGGTGACTTGATTGTTCATTGATGCTTTGATTGTTTCAGTGGCTTGCAGACATATTACCTTTCCAGCAGTAGCTCGGATGGATCAGATGATCAATGTGAACAGTTTGGTTGGAAAAGATTGCCAGAGTTTAACCCTGACCAGAGGTGTTGGAAATATCTTAGCACTTTAGCTGAAGGAGGTAATGCAGCACAAGAAGGTTTGCCTGCTGAAgatgatcttgaagaagatgactaCTACCCAAGTTTGCCTTTTGCTGCtcttttttcattcttcaagGTGATCATTTTGCTGCACAAATATTCTTTGTTTGAATTGTTTCTGTGCATGTCTTGGGAAATTGTCATCCAATGCCTTTATCTACTAGGTGCCTGGATCTATGCATCTTACTGCAGCCAGCCTGCATTTACGCAACAGATAATGCTTCAGAATCGTTTTGCTCCACTTTtctcaataaaaaagaaaaattgataggCTTTCTTTGTGGAAGCAGAAACTGAATTGGGTTTACAGTTGCTGGATACTTTCCTTGGTTTCCATACTTGTAGACTAAAAGGATGAAAGTTTTAAGAGTTTAGGTTCTATTTTCTAGGGCACACTGCATTGATTATGTCAAAGTCCTCTCAAAATCtagatgatattttttttctctttttgtcataGAGCTTCACATTTAGAGACATCATATGAGCTGAATTaacatcttttttttgttgactcaAATAACTTATAAAAGGTCCATCTGTTTTGATCAGGCCAAAGGTTTAAAGGTCAC
Above is a window of Eucalyptus grandis isolate ANBG69807.140 chromosome 9, ASM1654582v1, whole genome shotgun sequence DNA encoding:
- the LOC104418797 gene encoding proteasome assembly chaperone 2, producing MEFLPGKGKAVHGDCTALVLPALSIGNVGQLAVDLLVSTLRAERIGFLDDPNVLPCVGNDAYGPVPSGELALPLEAYDSPSNAATLVQQRSPVVKGMMIEFAKNLADFAVSSGKKHIVVLSSLDFGRWQRIDTSSGLQTYYLSSSSSDGSDDQCEQFGWKRLPEFNPDQRCWKYLSTLAEGGNAAQEGLPAEDDLEEDDYYPSLPFAALFSFFKAKGLKVTCLLCYCSEGDNMSDAFHLAEAALKLLGVRTNSSGHGGDWIIPYSWKTLYGPPPDISIF